A window of Pullulanibacillus sp. KACC 23026 genomic DNA:
CTTGTAAAACGGATCGTCAATCTTTGCGGCGGCAGCATTAGCGTACAAAGTGAGCAAGGAGAAGGCAGCACATTTACCATTGAATTGCCGTATTAACGCAACTCAAGCTCCGAGATTAAATAGGCGGGCTCACTGCACCATTTGTACAACCCCTGTTCTAATCGAACACAAAAAGCACCTCAATGGGTGCTCTCAGATTGTAGACAAAAGGCCCTCAAATTAATTTCGAGGGCCTTTTGTCATCTTTTAGAGGCGGAAAACGTATTCTCGCTTAAGCCTAACTAATTTAATCAAGCCTACTCCTCCGAATTCCTTCATGATTGGGCTTCTTTGTTTTGGCATCTTGCTGTCTCCCCCCAAAGGAAACCTGATGTGCCCTTGCCAGAATTGTGAGTCACATGCGGAGACGGCAGTCATCCTTTCATCAACAGTCTTCCAGCCCAAAGTGATCGAGCAATGCACGCACTTCATCTGTTGACTCGGTGCTCATCAATTGATTTCTTAGCTCACTTGCCCCGCGAAATCCTTTAACATAGATCTTAAAAAAGCGACGAAGAGGTTTGAATGGACGAGGCTCTAATTCCTTTGAATACTTGTCATGAAGGTCAAGCTGCAATCTTAAAAGATCAAGCAATTCCTTACTGCTATGCTCTTTCGGCTCTTTTTCAAAGGCAAATGGATTTTTAAAAATACCTCGCCCTATCATAACCCCATCCACACCATATTGCTGAGCAAGCTTCATGCCCGCTTGACGATCAGGAATATCCCCATTGATCGTCAAAAGTGTATCTGGTGCCACTTGATCACGAAGCTTCTTAATCTCCGGAATCAGCTCCCAATGAGCATCCGCTTGACTCATTTCCTTTCTTGTACGCAGATGAATGGACAGATTAACGATGTCTTGTTTCAATACATGTGTGAGCCATTCCTGCCATTCGTCCACATCCGTGTAACCAAGCCTTGTCTTCACACTGACAGGTAATCCCCCTGCTTTTGCTGCTTGTATCAGTTCTGCCGCAACGTCAGGACGGCGGATCAAGCCGCTTCCTTTTCCTTTGGGTGCCACATTAGCAACAGGGCACCCCATATTGATATCCACACCTCTAAATCCTAACTCCGCAACACCCTTACTCATTTGCCGGAAATACTCAGGCTTATCCCCCCATATATGGGCCACAATGGGTTGCTCATCTTCAGTGAAAGCCAAACGCCCGCGTACACTTTGCTTCCCATCTGGGTGACAGTAACTTTCTGTATTTGTAAACTCTGTAAAAAACACATCCGGTCTGGCGGCTTCACTCACGACATGTCGGAACACAACATCCGTCACATCTTCCATCGGTGCCAGTATAAAAAATGGTCGCGGTAAATCACGCCAAAAATTATCGTTCATCTTCACTGTCAATTCCCCTCATTATTGATACCAAGTCAAACTCTTCGCTTCCTGCTCATTTACACTTATAGCAGATTCAAGCCCTTTTTATCAAACGATAGTCATTTTCGAACATTAAACGGTTAACCAGCCTGTCCCAGAAGTTCCTTTTGTCTGTCCCAAACAAGCTATTACATCCATTGTATGACAAAATAGAGATTTTTTAAAAGCTAATAAGTTCCAGAAGCAGGGAGAAAAAATAAAAAAGAGGATGATATAAGGAATCATCCTCCGCTATTCATTTTGCTTTATTTGAACGTCTGCCTCTTCTTTCAAATCCTCTATTTCCTTTATTATTGTTTCTTCTTGGCTTCTCATTAAATCTTTTTTTCGGTTTACTGGAATATCGAGGCGCCTCGGAAGTCAACTGAACAGGAACATCACTTTGTTCCTTCGACAACAATTTCAAGGCGATTGACACTAAAGCTACAGGATTATACTGCTCAAGCAATTCGCTTGCGGCCTGTTCAAAATGTACATACTGTTCCTCATCAAGTGCTTGAACCATTTTTTCAACGGTCGCTTTCTGGATGGACTCCATGGCCTCCTCTAAAGTCGGAATCGTTTTACGCTGTATCTTTCCTTTAGAGGCTTTTTCGATACTATGAATTAATCTTGTTTCCCGTGGTGTAGCAAAGGTTATAGCTAACCCCGTCTTACCTGCTCGTCCCGTTCTGCCGATTCGGTGAACATAGCTTTCTGGGTCTTGAGGGATGTCAAAGTTGTAGACATGAGTCACCCCTGAAACATCAATTCCCCTTGCCGCCACATCGGTTGCAACTAAAATTTCAATGGCACCTTCACGAAATTTATTCATGACGGCATCACGCTGGCGCTGATTTAAATCGCCATGCAGTCCTTCAGCAAGATACCCTCGCTTAGTTAATCCATCGCTTAGTTCATCCACACGTCTTTTTGTTCTGCCAAAGATTACAGCTAACTCTGGATTATTCACATCAAGAAGACGGCAAAGCGCTTCAAATTTGTCTCGTTCATTAACCTCATAATAAACTTGCTTGACACTTGGAGAGGTCACTTCCTTTGCCTTCATCTTAATTAGCTCAGGATCGTTCATAAACTTTTCTGCAAGGTTTCGAATCGGTTTAGGCATGGTAGCCGAGAACAGCATCGTTTGTTTTTCTTCGGGTGTTTCTTTGAGGATTCGTTCAATATCCTCCAGGAAGCCCATATCTAACATCTCATCCGCTTCATCCAAAACAACCATCGAGACTCGGTCCAACTTCAGTGTTTTACGTTGAATATGGTCCAAAAGTCTACCAGGAGTACCCGTTATAATGTGTGGCCCCTTTTTTAATGCCTTAAATTGACGGTCTATAGATTGTCCACCGTAAATAGGAAGAGACGAGATCCCCATGTATTTGGCCAAACGATTGATCTCTTCAGATACCTGGATCGCTAATTCTCTTGTCGGTGCAATGACGATTGCCTGAACATATCTTTGGCTCGTATCCACTTTCTCCAAAAGAGGGATGGCAAAAGCCGCTGTCTTTCCTGTACCGGTTTGTGCTTGGCCGATAAGATCTTTCCCCGTCAAAGCAGTAGGGATTGCTTTCTCTTGGATCGGAGAAGCTTCCTCAAATCCCATATCGGTAATTGCTTTTAGAATTGTCTCTCTTATACCCAATTCCTGAAATGTCGTCATCGCTCAAAAACCCCTTCTATATTGTTTGCTATTTTTTATATTGGTCTATACGACTTGATTGAATGCACTATTTAATTATTTTTTAATCGTTATTTAGAAAAACCCTACATATATTATAAAGGTTTTAAATGAGATTAGAAAAACTCAGCTTATCTCCAATTCCTTAATAGCAAAAGGCGTCGCATTTCTTATACTACCATCCTTTAGCACTTCAGAGAAATTTTAAACGTGTTGGCAAACTTTCCCTATTGATTAAAAGCTCCCCTTTTACCCTGATTGGCTGCATAAACGCCATCGTAATATTGAATAAAGCTTGGGGTTTCTCCCCAAGCTTTGCTTTGTACAAGTTCATTAAACGCTACCGCGAATTTTTGATAAATAAGCGGACAAATTCCCCTTATTTAAGAAATCGCACTAAAAATAGCTTAAATAGGAGGAAAAATTCCGGCTATGGACTTCAAAAAGCGTCGTTGAGAGTCATTTTACCCTACTTAACCGGAAAACTTCCGCTTATTTCCCGCACCTGAGCTCGATTTTGCTATATAACCGGAAAATCTCCGCTTATTCTGGTTACTCAAAAAGGACACTAAGTTTTTGATAAATAAGAGGTTCATGTGAAATAGAATGCAGTTTTCCGCTCATTCCTAGAGCCTATTTAAAAATGATTGGAAAAGTAAAGATAACGAAAGCTGCCCATATCCCGTATACTGGCAAATACTTAGTAACGGCGTCTTGGATAATCGACGGTCCGGATTTATCTTGCAGAAAACGGATATAGGGTTTCATAATCCAAATTAGATTTGCCCAGATCAACAGGTTTACACCTAAAACAGCAAGTCGATTAGGAGTAATCCCATAAGAAGACAGTCTGAACACGATGGCTGACAAAGCCACACTGTCAATAATAAGTGCAAGAACAATTAAGATAACATTGATATAATCTGAAATGTTCTTTTTCCTTTCAGAATCACTTTCGATAATGGAAAAAATGGTAACAGCCAATACACCAAGGAGTATTCCGTTAAAGGCAATCAAGAAATTGCGGTCCAAGAATGGATTTTTCCCGACCCCTATCACCGTTATTAGGTAGACCACCAATGTGGCTAGGACAATTGGACTAAAGATTTTTGCTAGATAGGGTGTCATATTCTTAGCAAGTTTAAGGTTCATGGATACTAAATAGGCAGCCACAACCGCTAGAGCAGCAGCTCCAAATAAAATGACATTACTAAAATAAAAATCTTCAATATCTAAACCAACAAAACTAAACAACCGCATGGTTAATAGTGCTAACACCATTCCGCTAGCTGCCATGCATGCATAGAGAATACCATATTCTAAGTTAAATTTAATATAGGCTAGCCTTGCACTTCCTTTTGAATAGTCATTTCCTGTGAACGCAAGCCCCACCACTCCCCATAAAAATAGGGGAAGATGCAAATAAGCAAGGATCGTACTGTCTTTATCATTTAATGGAAGAAAATTAAGATACACCCCCGAAATTAGAAACAGCACGATAAGCGAGTAAATAACACTTTTCCTCGGAGTGTTATTGTAAACAAAATAGGCGGCGATAAAAGGAATGATACCAAAAGCCAAGTTAATTGGAGCGATTGCTTCTTGAGAAACAAAATAAAAAATAATCCTAGTGCTAATCCCGGCCAGAATAGCTAAAAGGCCCATGATTAAGAACCCTTTTTGAAACAAGGAAGATTTTTCTGTATTAGCCATTTCCTTGAAATACAATCTTTCATACCAAACGCCAAGAACTGGAGAATCAGGATTAAGTTCCCTTGCATGGGAGAGTGACTTTTTAAAAGCTTTTGGGTCTTTTCTATACATCCTCTCCAACTCATGGGGATTATCCATATATTCAATGATCAGATTGTTATTGTCCACGGTTATACCTCCCCTAAAGTAGTTAACTTTCTTCGTCACTTCTGTATTCTAAAACATCTCCAGGCTGACAATCTAAAGCCTTACAAATTGCCTCGAGCGTAGATAAACGAATCGCTTTTGCCTTTCCATTTTTCAATATAGAAAGATTCGCCATTGTAATTCCAACCTTCTCAGAAAGCTCTGTTACACTCATTTTCCTTTTGGCTAACATCACATCAATATTTATTATTATCGCCATGTCATTCACCTCAGACCGTTAAATCATTTTCTGATTTTATATCAATTGCTTCTTTTAAAAGTTTTTGGAGTACGGCTGCAAAGACCGCAATAACCATTGAAGCAAAAGGGACAACCAATCCGATAAAGACCACACCCGGTGCATCGTCTGCTTCTGCAAAAAGATAGAAGAGAGGCAGAACTAACACGTGCAGAATACTGATTGTGATGGCACAATACTTGATTTTCTTTAATGAACTAACAGACAAATCGGAGAAGGCCTGATTTTTGTCAATATAGTGTAAAAGTTTGTAAGCCTGATACAAAGCAAAGTAAAAAGGAATCGTTGATGCATCGAAAATGATGAATACAACATATTTAATATAGGAAAAGTTTGGCAGCAGTTTAGCTGCAAGATTCGCAAGCTCAGGCACTAAAAAGATGCACAGAGCCAGAACCGGAACCCCCAATAGAATGACAGCTATTTTTAAAAACAACGTCGTTACTTTTTCCATAATCGGCACCTCAATCAGTTATTTGATATTGATTCTAAATTATTATTTATCGTTTTGCAATAAATTTTTATTGATTTATCATCATTGAATGTTGCAACGCCCATTGCTTTACATTTTATAGCAGGCGGATAGCATGTCCTTGTTACGCTCAACTGGAATAGGCGTAACGTCAGTCCTTTATTTCGGCATTCCCCACCGGATTCGCGGCCGATAGCGTATCCTCGTTACGCTCAAACAAAATAGGCGTAACCTCAGTCCCTTATTTCGGCATTCCCCACCGGATTCGCGGCCGATAGCGTATCCTCGTTACGCTCAAACAAAATAGGCGTAACCTCAGTCCCTTATTTCGGCATTCCGGCCTGTTTAGCGGAGAATAGCGTATCCTCGTTACGCTCAAACAAAATAGGCGTAACGGCAGTCCCTTATTTCGGCATTCCCCACCGGATTTGCGGAGGATAGCGTATCCTCGTTACGCTCAAACAAAATAGGCGTAACCTCAGTCCCTTATTTCGGCATTCCCCACCGGATTCGCGAAGGATAGCGTATCCTCGTTACGCTCATCCGAAATAGGCGTAACCTCAGTCCTTTATTTCGGCTTTCCGGCCCGATTTGCGGAGGATAGCGTATCCTCGTTACGCTCAAACAAAATAGGCGTAACCTCAGTCCCTTATTTCGGCATTCCCCACCGGATTCGCGAAGGATAGCGTATCCTCGTTACGCTCATCCGAAATAGGCATAACGTCAGTCCTTTATTTCGGCATCCCCCACCGGATTCGCGGGGGTTAGCGTATGCTCGTTACGCTCATCCAAAATAGGCGTAACGTCAGTCCTTTATTTCGGCTTTCCGGCCCGATTTGCGGAGATTAGCGTATCCTCGTTACGCTCAAACAAAATAGGCGTAACGTCAGTCCCTTATTTCGGCATTCCCCACCGGATTCGCGGAGGATAGCGTATCCTCGTTACGCTCAAACAAAATAGGCGTAACCTCAGTCCCTTATTTCGGCATTCCCCACCGGATTCGCGGGGGTTAGCGTATGCTCGTTACATCTAATCGGCCTTTGTGTAACGAGCATTCCTTAAAAGCAAAAAAGGAATGGGGCTGGGACATAACTAGCCAAAATAACTAAAAAAATGGGTCCACTCATCGCTTTAGATTGAGCGGGCCCATTTTTCGTTGGATTATTATCATGTTCTATAGTTTTCAGCCCCTTTAGCATAAACTGGCAGTCGGGGTCTGTCCAACACTCCCCTGAGGAACAGATCCTGAATTGTACGGTTTATCTAACCTCCACAGCGACTTTATAAGTTAAGGAAGTGCATATTTGTTTCAAATTGTTGCCTAATCCTATCATTCACCTTCCACTTTTGTAAGGCCGTTGTCCGGACACAAGGCATCTCTGAAGTCGGCTTATTTAAAGCATGTCTATGAATTTGCACGCTATTTTTATGGTTATGCGCCTCAAAATGGAACCCTTTATTATGAGATAGACTCTGCCAGATCCGCCACAATCTCATCCAGCGTTCTTTTTGCAAGAGTAACAAATTGTGGGTTTGTTTCTCGATAGTAGGGGATGATAAGTACTGCCTGGTGAAGCGCATACCCTCGGGCTCGAAGCCATGTATCCTTATCGGCATGGATGGAAGTTTGAAAGACTTTCCGCCCTTTGGAATTAAATATACTCCAAGCAGGTATTAGGTCAAACGCTGGATCTCCAATTCCCGCTGTGCCAAAGTCGATGACCGCTGCTAAACGTCCGGAATGAACCAAAAGATTTGTTCTAAGTAGATCAGCATGTATCCATACTGCATGACCGTTCCAGACAGAAGCTTTACATGAATCTTCCCATGCCGCTAATACTCTGTCTCTGTCTAACAAATCACTTGCCTCATCCATACATTCTAATGTTCTTTTATTTAACTCATGCAAAGGTGATCGTCCTGCCCTGGGCGCATCAGCTGGCACTTCAATTGAGTGCATCTCATTTATAAAATCAGCCAAATCTTTTGCAACCTCTCTTTCATCATGAACTAATTCATCCGAATAGATATTACCCTCAATCCATTTGTATACGGCCCAGTTCACAGGGTACGAGGCATTGGGTTGACCTAAGGCAATCGGTTCGGGGATTTTAAGTGTCAGGTAGGGAGCAAGATAGGGAATCCATCTCCACTCTTTCTCTATATCTGCCCACTCCTTAACCCTGGGTAGGCGAATACAAAACTCTTGTCCGAGCCTGTAGACATGATTTACCGTCCCAACCGAATTCACTGGAGTTATCGATAACGTAGAGAGTTCAGGGAGCTGCTCTTTAATTAACCCTCTAACAAAACTTAGATTAACGTCCAATTCATTGTCATGCATTCTGCTCATATTTTCACCTTCAATCTTATCTGATAGCTCTCCAAAGTCCCCTACCTTACCAATAACCCACTGAGCTTACTGCTAGCAACCATATGTCACTGTCGTTGGCGTTTATCTTCTTCACTTTGACGGATGATCTCATCAACGACCTGCTCAATCGGTGCAGTGGCGTCGAATCATCTCTTTAATCTCCGAAAGTTGCTTTAATATTTCCTTATTCTGCATTTCTAATTTCTTTATTGAGTGAGTCCTAGTTCTCTTTATTAAAGATGAAATGCCTATTACAACAACAATCAAAATAATAATAAGAACAAATAGAACGACGAGTTGATAAATTATATTTCCCACACTTATTTGAAGCATTTTCTCCTCCTCCTTAAGCTGTTCCTTTCAACAAAAATACAATAATAACAATATTCTTAATTATATACAAAGAAATAGAGTCATGGTCATTCACTCTAATTTTTTTAAAATAAAAAAGCTATTTCCAAATTCCATTTATTTGGTATGATTAATGGGCTTACCAACAACATAAGAGGAGATTGAAGATGAAGGTCATTAAACAACTTAGATATAGCCTATTAGCCTTACTGGTTCTGTTTTTAGGATACTCTGGCCTTGGGACTACCAACAACGTTGCCAACGCAAGTACGAAACTTGTTCCTGCGGTCGTTTCAAAGAATGTTGATGGCGATACGATCCATGTAAAGATAAATGGTAAGGATCAAACAGTAAGGATGTTATTGATCGATACTCCTGAAGATGTTGATCCACAGGCTCCTGTTGAACCGTATAGTTACACTGCTGCCAGTTATGCCAAGAAGAGGCTTCCTGTGGGTAAACATATTTACCTGCAAGAAGGAAAAAAAGGCTATACAAAAGATAAATACGGACGACTCCTTGCCTATGTCTATCGTACTAAAACGGATATGTACAACTATGACGTTGTCAAAAAAGGCTATGCAAGAGTGGCCTATATTTATCCACCAAACACGGATCACCTTTCCACTTTACAATCAGCTCAAAGTTACGCCAAATCTCACAAACTTGGAATTTGGAGTCTTAAGGGGTATGTGACGTCTAGCGGCTATAGTCATTCCATTTCTTGTAGTTACGCAGCAAAGAACCACTACTCAACTCGTACATGTACACCAAGTTCTTCAAGCTCTAGCAAGTCATCGGCAAGCTCTTCAACATCCGTAACAGGTACAACGCTTAACGTTAAGCATGGCCAGTATGCTTCAGTGACGGTTAAAACTAAACATGGTGCAAAAGGAACAATCGAAGTCGATTATAAATCAGGGCCTAGTCATGCTTCCGGATTAGGGGCTAAAACCGCCAACAGCAGCGGAATGATTTCATGGAAATGGCGAGTGGGTACGAATACGACACCCGGAAAATACCCTGTCATTATTAGAGTCAATGGTTCTACAATTAAAAAGACCCTAACCGTTCACTAAGAATTGATTGGCATAAAAGGGCTTATGATACCTGCCTTAATTTTGGAATTCTTATCATACCGCAAAGTCCTGTCCTTAATGCTTTAAGTGGCGACAAATCTCTTCGAATTGTTATTCTTTCAG
This region includes:
- a CDS encoding tRNA-dihydrouridine synthase, producing the protein MNDNFWRDLPRPFFILAPMEDVTDVVFRHVVSEAARPDVFFTEFTNTESYCHPDGKQSVRGRLAFTEDEQPIVAHIWGDKPEYFRQMSKGVAELGFRGVDINMGCPVANVAPKGKGSGLIRRPDVAAELIQAAKAGGLPVSVKTRLGYTDVDEWQEWLTHVLKQDIVNLSIHLRTRKEMSQADAHWELIPEIKKLRDQVAPDTLLTINGDIPDRQAGMKLAQQYGVDGVMIGRGIFKNPFAFEKEPKEHSSKELLDLLRLQLDLHDKYSKELEPRPFKPLRRFFKIYVKGFRGASELRNQLMSTESTDEVRALLDHFGLEDC
- a CDS encoding DEAD/DEAH box helicase; the protein is MTTFQELGIRETILKAITDMGFEEASPIQEKAIPTALTGKDLIGQAQTGTGKTAAFAIPLLEKVDTSQRYVQAIVIAPTRELAIQVSEEINRLAKYMGISSLPIYGGQSIDRQFKALKKGPHIITGTPGRLLDHIQRKTLKLDRVSMVVLDEADEMLDMGFLEDIERILKETPEEKQTMLFSATMPKPIRNLAEKFMNDPELIKMKAKEVTSPSVKQVYYEVNERDKFEALCRLLDVNNPELAVIFGRTKRRVDELSDGLTKRGYLAEGLHGDLNQRQRDAVMNKFREGAIEILVATDVAARGIDVSGVTHVYNFDIPQDPESYVHRIGRTGRAGKTGLAITFATPRETRLIHSIEKASKGKIQRKTIPTLEEAMESIQKATVEKMVQALDEEQYVHFEQAASELLEQYNPVALVSIALKLLSKEQSDVPVQLTSEAPRYSSKPKKRFNEKPRRNNNKGNRGFERRGRRSNKAK
- a CDS encoding DUF4153 domain-containing protein: MDNNNLIIEYMDNPHELERMYRKDPKAFKKSLSHARELNPDSPVLGVWYERLYFKEMANTEKSSLFQKGFLIMGLLAILAGISTRIIFYFVSQEAIAPINLAFGIIPFIAAYFVYNNTPRKSVIYSLIVLFLISGVYLNFLPLNDKDSTILAYLHLPLFLWGVVGLAFTGNDYSKGSARLAYIKFNLEYGILYACMAASGMVLALLTMRLFSFVGLDIEDFYFSNVILFGAAALAVVAAYLVSMNLKLAKNMTPYLAKIFSPIVLATLVVYLITVIGVGKNPFLDRNFLIAFNGILLGVLAVTIFSIIESDSERKKNISDYINVILIVLALIIDSVALSAIVFRLSSYGITPNRLAVLGVNLLIWANLIWIMKPYIRFLQDKSGPSIIQDAVTKYLPVYGIWAAFVIFTFPIIFK
- a CDS encoding helix-turn-helix transcriptional regulator, with translation MAIIINIDVMLAKRKMSVTELSEKVGITMANLSILKNGKAKAIRLSTLEAICKALDCQPGDVLEYRSDEES
- a CDS encoding DUF2975 domain-containing protein, which produces MEKVTTLFLKIAVILLGVPVLALCIFLVPELANLAAKLLPNFSYIKYVVFIIFDASTIPFYFALYQAYKLLHYIDKNQAFSDLSVSSLKKIKYCAITISILHVLVLPLFYLFAEADDAPGVVFIGLVVPFASMVIAVFAAVLQKLLKEAIDIKSENDLTV
- a CDS encoding aminoglycoside phosphotransferase family protein: MSRMHDNELDVNLSFVRGLIKEQLPELSTLSITPVNSVGTVNHVYRLGQEFCIRLPRVKEWADIEKEWRWIPYLAPYLTLKIPEPIALGQPNASYPVNWAVYKWIEGNIYSDELVHDEREVAKDLADFINEMHSIEVPADAPRAGRSPLHELNKRTLECMDEASDLLDRDRVLAAWEDSCKASVWNGHAVWIHADLLRTNLLVHSGRLAAVIDFGTAGIGDPAFDLIPAWSIFNSKGRKVFQTSIHADKDTWLRARGYALHQAVLIIPYYRETNPQFVTLAKRTLDEIVADLAESIS
- a CDS encoding thermonuclease family protein; protein product: MKVIKQLRYSLLALLVLFLGYSGLGTTNNVANASTKLVPAVVSKNVDGDTIHVKINGKDQTVRMLLIDTPEDVDPQAPVEPYSYTAASYAKKRLPVGKHIYLQEGKKGYTKDKYGRLLAYVYRTKTDMYNYDVVKKGYARVAYIYPPNTDHLSTLQSAQSYAKSHKLGIWSLKGYVTSSGYSHSISCSYAAKNHYSTRTCTPSSSSSSKSSASSSTSVTGTTLNVKHGQYASVTVKTKHGAKGTIEVDYKSGPSHASGLGAKTANSSGMISWKWRVGTNTTPGKYPVIIRVNGSTIKKTLTVH